A section of the Babesia microti strain RI chromosome I, complete genome genome encodes:
- a CDS encoding Macrophage erythroblast attacher (overlaps_old_locusTagID:BBM_I02420), whose protein sequence is MSSNTVATLDRWLLSTIFEQINDNMRETYRNVDHEMKLITQFITKKLINISDPHTIRLKLKKAIDRLQTLDQLVKQSNTEQENYFDTIVERIDMLSAEPNLQNVQQNPNFNITNDYVHKRVSWTLMEFLNRRGYINTAKQLAAKENLNNLADLELFTEVKHVSDQIKSGNLEGVLKWINNYRYKLNKLYIPLEDQVLAQRIINAAANDDMELVVKLIEQGGGKTDSPEIRKAITSCLKGINVNDTKDKLDSILKLYESAVAQAQGYSEYPLVHYILHAGFSAMKSKACRDCRAISCPSCCPDWSVYVEQVPTLHRLQSVLVCPITGQVMDDLNPPMASPDGIVYSYNALKCYTEEGIVTCPKTGHKHPFDSYTKLFIT, encoded by the coding sequence ATGAGTTCAAATACAGTGGCTACGTTGGATCGATGGCTACTGTCCACGATATTTGAGCAGATAAATGACAATATGCGTGAAACATACCGCAATGTTGATCATGAGATGAAATTGATCACCCAGTTCATTACTAAGAAACTCATAAATATTAGTGATCCTCATACGATACGATTAAAGTTAAAAAAGGCAATTGACAGACTACAAACACTTGACCAGTTGGTTAAACAGTCAAACACAGAGCAGGAAAATTACTTTGATACTATAGTGGAGCGTATTGACATGCTTTCTGCCGAACCAAATCTTCAAAATGTACAACAAAATCctaatttcaatattacaaatgattATGTTCATAAACGCGTCTCTTGGACACTAATGGAGTTTCTTAATCGTCGCGGCTACATTAACACAGCAAAACAATTGGCGGCTAAGGAGAATTTGAATAACTTGGCTGACTTAGAACTTTTTACTGAAGTCAAGCATGTGAGCGATCAGATAAAATCTGGTAATTTAGAGGGAGTGTTAAAATGGATTAATAATTACCGATATAAGTTAAACAAGTTATATATACCGCTAGAGGATCAAGTGCTTGCACAAAGGATTATTAACGCTGCTGCAAATGATGATATGGAATTGgtggtaaaattgattgaaCAGGGCGGTGGCAAGACGGATAGTCCGGAAATTAGAAAGGCTATTACCTCATGCCTCAAGGGGATAAATGTTAATGACACAAAGGATAAATTGGACAGCATACTGAAGTTATATGAATCTGCTGTTGCACAAGCTCAAGGGTATAGTGAATATCCTCTAGTACACTATATTTTACATGCTGGATTTAGTGCAATGAAATCCAAGGCGTGTCGGGACTGTCGTGCCATATCTTGCCCTTCTTGCTGCCCCGATTGGTCGGTTTACGTAGAACAAGTGCCTACACTGCACCGATTACAAAGCGTATTGGTTTGTCCAATTACTGGTCAGGTTATGGATGACTTAAATCCGCCTATGGCCAGCCCAGACGGTATCGTTTATTCATATAATGCCCTAAAATGTTATACCGAAGAGGGGATTGTAACATGTCCCAAGACAGGGCATAAACATCCCTTTGATAGTTATACCAAGTTGTTCATAACTTAA
- a CDS encoding hypothetical protein (overlaps_old_locusTagID:BBM_I02430) encodes MTDCELNIATIIGPYSESVLGEIKTNITHENDDFGIYFAISNKYYYAKIHFYIVNSYSMSDIPSNAQAIIITSKEDDAKKIISNFKSISNPMKFLWIIDPPTNSEAVDELEDLCFECGFELILSKKNSTHNTQDKRLDCANITNNKINTFQVPLLFNGTIDNPSLKLFRSLECHKWTNSIKQAKDDISLDRAIEVVKEAREWNLKSNDISERVARATSAIMEIKSLL; translated from the coding sequence ATGACAGATTGTGAATTAAACATTGCTACAATTATAGGTCCATATTCGGAATCTGTGCTAGGGGAGATAAAAACCAACATAACTcatgaaaatgatgattttgggatatattttgcaatatcAAATAAGTACTACTATGCCAAAATTCACTTTTACATAGTTAATTCATATAGTATGTCTGATATACCATCTAACGCTCAGGCAATAATTATCACTTCCAAAGAAGATGATGCTAAAAagataatttcaaattttaagTCAATTTCCAACCCTATGAAATTCCTGTGGATTATTGATCCTCCTACCAATTCCGAAGCTGTCGACGAGCTAGAGGATCTATGCTTCGAGTGTGGATTTGAGCTAATATTGTCCAAAAAAAACTCCACACATAACACTCAGGACAAACGTTTAGATTGTGctaatattacaaataacaaaattaacacTTTTCAAGTGCCTCTACTGTTTAATGGCACTATTGACAACCCATCTCTCAAGCTTTTTAGATCATTAGAATGTCACAAATGGACCAACTCCATTAAACAGGCTAAGGATGATATATCTCTTGATCGTGCCATAGAGGTCGTCAAAGAAGCTAGGGAATGGAACTTAAAGTCTAATGATATCAGTGAAAGGGTAGCAAGGGCAACCAGTGCCATTATGGAGATTAAATCACTACTATAA
- a CDS encoding sugar transporter, putative produces MSDKHFCTSQEASASIKSDDDTNKYTNDALQTEIDLNIQRGNQYGIIGDLYVFILIILLEIFVNYDVGSMAVMINFVKEPYNFSETELGILGALPFFGLIVITTFSGKLLLRFKAQYLCSLGLSTNLVAIVILAVAFHKSLFYIGRFTIGITQAIFVIYAPVWVDTYSPLKYRTLWMGILQGSIIIGTVFGYGITAMLGSFSSWGWRYSLCIQAVGLFIQFVLYVILPGNKVNLPLHLEFGDSKLSTIMSNSELSHNGTITRVSMPNIGSGTCENPHRRRLSDGQIYEKFHSPSILSISQYKMHLGIQNQSKYLNSSTDGIVDKPKAILESSCTCNDFFALFKNGMYVPIVITLCALYFELTGIQYWITSYLIRMCEVSEVLVYVVFSVTAVTSPTFGVLFGSAIVDCVAGYDENSVMRILYISFFWSLLCLGCGIIVTFFKRNFYVLVTNIWIVLFFGGCIVPPAMVLSINSVEPRLRALASSVSAAMYNIFGYMAGSILPGYVADIVGDFTAIIYVIFLWAVFGTFGMFVCILVKLYQKSKKNHNNASTCV; encoded by the exons atgtcTGATAAGCACTTTTGCACATCACAAGAAGCCAGTGCTTCCATCAAATCAGATGATGACACCAATAAATACACTAATGATGCCTTACAGACTGAAATAGATTTGAATATACAACGGGGGAACCAATATGGTATAATTGGCGATCTATATGTGTTTATATTGATCATTCTTTTGGAGATTTTCGTTAATTATGACGTGGGCTCCATGGCCGTtatgattaattttgttaaagaACCTTACAATTTTTCAGAGACAGAATTGGGTATTCTTGGTGCATTGCCATTTTTTGGATTAATAGTTATTACTACATTTTCTGGGAAACTGTTATTACGATTTAAAGCACAGTACCTATGCTCTCTAGGTTTGAGCACTAACTTAGTAGCAATTGTCATCTTAGCAGTCGCCTTTCACAAATCATTATTCTACATTGGTCGGTTTACCATTGGGATTACCCAagcaatttttgtaatcTACGCCCCAGTATGGGTTGACACTTACTCCCCACTAAAATATCGCACTCTTTGGATGGGTATTTTACAGGGCTCTATCATTATCGGCACTGTGTTTGGTTATGGAATAACTGCAATGCTCGGATCTTTCAGCTCTTGGGGCTGGAGATATTCACTTTGCATCCAGGCTGTAGGCCTTTTTATTCAGTTTGTTTTGTATGTAATACTTCCAGGCAACAAGGTTAATTTACCCCTCCATTTGGAATTTGGTGACAGTAAGTTGAGTACAATAATGTCCAATTCCGAATTATCACACAATGGAACGATCACTAGAGTTTCCATGCCTAATATTGGGTCTGGAACTTGTGAAAATCCACATCGCAGACGATTATCAGATGGTCAGATTTATGAAAAGTTTCACAGTCCATCCATACTAAGTATTTCTCAGTATAAAATGCACCTTGGTATCCAGAAtcaatcaaaatatttgaatagtTCAACTGATggaattgttgataaacCTAAAGCCATACTTGAGTCTTCATGCACGtgtaatgatttttttgcgCTTTTCAa AAATGGCATGTATGTCCCAATTGTAATCACCTTATGCGCTCTATACTTCGAACTCACTGGTATACAATACTGGATTACCTCATATCTAATCCGCATGTGCGAAGTTAGCGAGGTTCTGGTGTATGTTGTCTTTTCTGTTACAGCTGTTACTTCCCCTACATTTGGCGTACTTTTTGGTTCGGCAATTGTGGATTGTGTTGCTGGGTATGATGAAAATTCGGTTATGCgtatattatacatttcGTTCTTTTGGTCACTTTTATGTCTGGGCTGTGGTATTATTGTGACATTCTTCAAGCGCAACTTTTATGTATTGGTTACCAATATTTGGATTGTGCTATTTTTTGGCGGATGTATAGTTCCTCCAGCAATGGTATTGTCCATCAATTCGGTCGAACCCAGGTTACGAGCCTTAGCCTCAAGTGTTAGTGCTGCaatgtacaatatttttggttATATGGCAGGATCAATACTACCTGGCTATGTTGCTGATATCGTAGGGGACTTTACTGCTATTAtctatgttatttttttgtGGGCGGTTTTCGGCACCTTTGGAATGTTTGTTTGTATCTTAGTCAAACTCTACCAGAAGTCTAAGAAAAATCATAATAACGCCAGTACATGCGTATGA
- a CDS encoding ER lumen protein retaining receptor (overlaps_old_locusTagID:BBM_I02440), which yields MSGPNPVNELRNMVKANRGPAKIYISFFAIIFFLYILCSDGDFSFLLTLSSLIGSLSFLMVSFCVFSAKSVSGISLNMILCYVFIFLFRLFSIIPYQGYLPYDRSGDWLYQLSEISCFVMSIYIGYSCIVSYRSTYEEDDDTLKCQYILIPSFILACILHSSLNNAFLSDISWAFALYAEALCVLPQLIMFQNGKGKVTPFQAHFLAAQALSRTFSFIFWISTYKELNTKGNLLKPFVGWWVVLMEFLQIAIMGDFVYSYIKCLEKGVPVQFMLSENV from the exons ATGAGTGGACCAAATCCAGTTAACGAATTACGCAATATGGTGAAGGCAAATCGTGGCCCGgccaaaatatatatatcattctTTGCTATTATATTTTTCCTCTACATCCTTTGCTCAGATGGAGATTTCTCATTTCTCCTAACACTTTCGTCACTTATTGGTTCTCTCAGTTTTCTTATGGTCTCATTTTGTGTGTTTTCTGCCAAATCTGTATCTGGAATCTCCCTGAACATGATCTTATGCTACGTTTTTATCTTCCTTTTCCGTCTTTTTTCAATCATTCCATATCAAGG ttatttacCTTATGACAGATCTGGGGATTGGCTTTACCAACTTTCAGAAATTTCATGCTTTGTCATGAGTATCTATATTGGCTATTCATGTATTGTGAGCTATAGATCAACATATGAAGAGGATGATGATACGCTGAAATGTCAATACATACTTATTCCATCATTTATTCTAGCCTGCATTTTACATTCATCTCTAAATAATGCATTTTTATCAGATATATCGTGGGCTTTTGCACTTTATGCTGAGGCTTTATGTGTTTTACCTCAGCTGATAATGTTTCAAAACGGG AAAGGGAAAGTTACTCCATTTCAGGCGCATTTCTTAGCAGCTCAAGCCTTATCTCGCACATTTTCATTCATTTTCTGGATTTCTACATACAAAGAACTAAATACCAAAGGGAATTTGCTTAAGCCATTCGTCGGCTGGTGGGTCGTGCTAATGGAATTCTTGCAAATTGCCATCATGGGTGATTTTGTATACAGTTATATTAAGTGTTTGGAGAAGGGGGTACCCGTGCAATTTATGTTATCGGAGAATGTATAA